CAGTCTGTGGTCAACTTTTCAGTCTGTGTTTTACCATAGTTTTTTTTACAATAATATCCAAGCCAAAAAGCTATTCCAGAGTTACCATACAACCAATCCATTGACTTTACAGCAGCCTCCCTTATCTCGGCAATCAGGTAGCTTATGTCCATATGGAGACACAATTTATACGCTTGATCGGGGCTCATTCGATTTGCAGCACTTAGGTGGAGGTCGTCTGAAAGCAATGACGGGGATTGGCTGACGTCAAACCACACCGCTAGTGTGAAAGGCATTGGAGGGGAAACTGAAGATAAATATAGAACAAACCATTTGTCTTGACTAGTTTCATCGAACAGGGGCTGATATGATCTGTTTTGCTAGGTGAACATCATGGCTGGGACCCCATGCCACCTAGATGGCTATTATCTCGGCTCTAATCACCCATTTAGCTCCTAAACGTGTACTATACCAAGCCTTGAAAGTGCAGCTCATTTGTGTCATGTTTATGTTCTAATGGGTTGCTTTTAGTGCACTTTGTAAGACACACAGAAATTGACCCTAATGAGGCAGTCTGGGTACAACTAGTAGCTAATGAAGTAAACAACGAGGAGGACACACACATCTGGCCACAGGGTCTGTGTCATTAGTTTCCTAGGCATATGGCTACTCCGTCATTTTCCACAGTGAAATAAACACATTTGTCCCATTTAAAAACAAACAGAAAGTTACAAGGGCTTTATAACATATTCTTAAaggcttcataagcactacatagaTTCTTCACAAATCATCTATTGGCTTGTGTCATACTCTATAAAGGAGGACATACTTATGGCTATATGACGTAGTGGACTATGTCTCATGTATCTAAGTAGtgcttatgaaggctttatgaatgCTCTATATGTTGTTGTTCATTTAAAGTGGGACCAGCCTATTTGTCTGTTGACTAGATTGATGTAACGATCACGTGAGACCACAAACCAGTCTCTGATAGAGTATTATGAAACAAGATGCAGGACTTTagcctctatctatctatctatagagagagagggaactttTTTTGCAGAGTAAGAATTTGAGGGATAAACCCTCCCTATTTCTCAGTTTAGACACATCCTACCTAAGTAGCTGAGCGTATGGTAACAGCTATACTGCTAAATAGACCCATTAACTCTTCTTATCCCCTGAAATAGAGAATAAATGTTGAGATACAGAGAACATGATTTTCAGTCTAATCCCTGGCCCCAGATTCCCCTCACCCTGCCTTCTGATTGGCTTTGTGTTCCTCTGCCCTCTGATCGACTAAACAGTTTGTGGTCCTCTGCCCTTTGGACCAGGGATTGGCCAACCAccctcctggagagctactgggagggcaagcttttgttccagccctgccTTAACACACCTGAATCTACTGATCAGCTGCTCATAGGCTGTTAGATcaaggctggaacaaaagcctgtatGCCCAGTTTTTTTAACCCTTTGtgttcctctgctctctctgcagtGAGTACCACCTTTTCTCGCTGTGCACGGAGACCAACGCCGAGCGCATCAACTGCTACTGGCCCAACCCTCTGGTGGAGAGCTACATCATCCGGATCCACAAGCACTTCTTCTCCAACTGCACCCTGGAGAGGGTGATCCTGGTGGACCCGCCGGACGACACACTCAccatcctcatcctcatccctGTCTTTCTCACCCTGGCCATGATCGCGCTGGTGGTGTGGTGCAGCAAGCGCAGCGACATCCTGGCTTAGGATGTTGGTTGGTTTGGTTCCCATGTGACTGTCCAGCATGTCCAGAGACCCATAAACGTCTTTATTGAACCCTAGATGAGGAATTGGGTTAGGGAAGACAGGTAGGGAACCTACGGAGGGAACCTTTGTTTGTTCATTGTGTCATTTCAGGATTATGGTGGATTGAAGGGATTAAAAGAAGCCACTTAACGCCTTTGAAGGAGATGCATCCAAACTCCAAGGCCTTTTGATAGATATACTGTACCCAAGGACCCAAGACACATACGAGACATTTAGGATTGTAGATCCTTTGTATGAAATGGGACTGAGGCCCAGGGACTGCTTAAATATCATAATTTATAAGACATGGTTAAACTTTTAAATATATTCTCATGAAGAAGTCTTCTCAATAGGAGAACATGGACAAACTGAGACCTGAATATGTATAGTACTTTTCTGTACCAGTGCCGTCTACTGTATAGAAACTACATTTTGGTCCCGCATCGCCGCCATGCTTTCTGTACAGTACTGTTTCTTCTTCACACTTCCTCACCTGTTCTTATGTGCTGTCACTATCGGGTCAAGCTGCACAGAcggataaaaaaaaagaaaaaagggaTTTTACCCTAACCCTGATTTAATTTtacccaaaccttaaccacatccctaaccttatgcctaacccaaAGCTTAAATTCAGACAAAAAAAGCATATTTTCATGTTCATACATGTTCGTGATATAGGGAATTGAGTGTGAACTTGGCCATTGAGTGTGAACAAGCCCTATATGTGTACCTTATAATAGAGCAGTTGTTCTCTTGCAGTGTTTGTGGGGCGCCGGCGAGCACATACTGAGTCTACCTTCATTATTACTCATGTCTCTGCGTTGTCGTGGCAATAGCGCAGAAGTTGTTATCACTGATTGCACTGCTTATTTGGTGTAACATCTGCAGGAATTCTGCTCACGctaatttgtatttaattctgCTGTTTAATCGTTCCGGGGAGGTGTGGGAGGTAGGAACGTAAATCACTGTCAAGATTAGGGACTCATTCTGAGATAATTTCATTTTGCCAGAAGTAAAATTTTGGTATTGAGGAGCTATTGGATTATTTACTGTACTGCTATTTAATGTTTTAATTAAATGACTTAGAATAAGTTCCTGCTTTGGTTATTAATCAACATGTCCATGGTGAAATGTTCTGCCTCTTTCTGCCCTCTGCCTTTCCAAAGAATTCCTACTTCTACAAATTGCATTCATCTTTGAGATGTAGTACATGTCTTTACTGGTTCGAAGCAAAACTCAAATGCAACTCTGAAAATGTATTAGTAAGGGTTCTAGAGGCCATAACAAAATAATATTGTTTTGACATTTCAAGTGTAAACATAGTTAAACACGATCAATTATGCTTAAAACTACACTATACAGTGCCGTCAGAAAGTTTTCAGACactaggggcctcccgggtgacgcagtggtcaaaggcactgcattgcagtgctaaatgtgccaccagagactctgggttcgagcccaggctctgttgtagccggccgtgaccgggaggtccatggggcgatacacaattggcctagtgtcgtccgggttaggcagGGCTAATTCTAAAgttatataaatatttttttcccctcatcaatctacacacaatccccataatgacaaagcaaaaacaggtttttagatttttttttcaaaaaaataaaagaaataaacatgaaatattacatttacatacgtattcagaccctttacttagtactttgctgaagcacctttggcagcgattacagcatcgagtgatgcagttccttagaccgctgtgccacttgggagcccaaagctattttcaggtctctccagagatgttagatcgggttcaagtccagtcttggctgtgtgcttagggtcgttgtcctgttggaaggtgaacattcgccccagtctgaggtcctgagagctctgagctggttttcatgaaggatctctctgtactttgctctgttcatctttgcctcaatcctgaacagtctcccagtccctgctgctgaaaaacatcccctaagcatgatgctgccaccaccatgcttcaccgtagggatgatgccaggtttcctccacatGTGACGtttgccattcaggccaaagaggtcaatcttggtttcatcagaccagagaaccttgtttctcatagtcggagagtctttaggtgccttttggcaaactccaagcgggctgtcatgtgccttttactgaggagtggcttccgtccagccactaccataaaggccagattggtgg
This Salvelinus namaycush isolate Seneca chromosome 33, SaNama_1.0, whole genome shotgun sequence DNA region includes the following protein-coding sequences:
- the LOC120027875 gene encoding receptor activity-modifying protein 3-like isoform X2, whose amino-acid sequence is MTRGLSATENINVESIPRRPSVALCNETQLLWEMEVCGEEFKRKMDHVDPQNWCNLTHFISEYHLFSLCTETNAERINCYWPNPLVESYIIRIHKHFFSNCTLERVILVDPPDDTLTILILIPVFLTLAMIALVVWCSKRSDILA
- the LOC120027875 gene encoding receptor activity-modifying protein 3-like isoform X1, with product MDTNALAVFKLLVVGILVNSWMTRGLSATENINVESIPRRPSVALCNETQLLWEMEVCGEEFKRKMDHVDPQNWCNLTHFISEYHLFSLCTETNAERINCYWPNPLVESYIIRIHKHFFSNCTLERVILVDPPDDTLTILILIPVFLTLAMIALVVWCSKRSDILA